CCTAGCGAACACTTCGATGTCTTGCGCCGCACGCTCGCCGGCTATGCGCGTCATCCGAATCTTGGCGGCGTGCTGATCGTCGGGCTAGGCTGCGAACGCAATCAGGTCGGCGCCTTGCTCGAATCGCAGGGGCTTCAGGCCGGTGCCGCGGTCCACACGCTGGTCATGCAGGACGAGGGCGGCACCCGTGCGACGATCGCGGCAGGGATCGCTGCCATAGAGCAGATGCTGCCGGCCGCGAACGATATTCGCCGCAGTCCGGTGCCCGCGAGTCACATCAAGATCGGTCTGGAATGCGGCGGCTCCGACGGCTTTTCCGGCATCACGGCGAACCCGGCCCTGGGCGCGGCGATGGATATTCTGGTGCGCCACGGCGGCACCGCGATCCTTTCCGAAACCCCCGAAATTCATGGTGTCGAATACATGCTGACGCGCCGCGCGGTGACGCCGGAGGTCGGCCAGAAACTGCTCGACCGGCTTACGTGGTGGGAGCAGTACACGCGCGGCCAGAATGGCCAGTTCAATGGCGTCGTAGGACCGGGTAATCAGCAAGGCGGACTTGCCAACATCTTCGAGAAATCGCTTGGTTCCGCGATGAAAGGCGGGACGACGCCGCTGCAGGCCGTCTACGAATACGCCGAGCCGATCGATCGCGCCGGCTTCGTCTTCATGGACTCGCCCGGCTACGACCCCGTCGCGGTGACCGGGCAGATCGCCAGCGGTGCAAACCTGATCTGCTTCACGACCGGCCGCGGCTCCATGTTCGGTTCGAAGCCCGCGCCCACGATCAAGCTCGCAAGCAACACGCCGATGTTCGAGCGGCTGCGCGACGACATGGATATCAACTGCGGACTGATCCTCGATGGCGAACGCTCAGTCGAAGAAATGGGCGAGGACATCTTCCAGCACATCCTGCGGGCCGCATCGGGCGAACGTACCCGCAGCGAACTGCTCGGCCTGGGCGATCACGAGTTTGTGCCCTGGCACATGGGCATCGTGAGCTGAAGCGCCGCCTCGCACCAACAACAAAATCGGAGACAGAGATTGAGCCAAGCGTTGCAACAGGAGCCCCGCAGCAAAGTGCGCTGGGTGGTGGCCGGCCTGATGTGGTCAGCCATTGCGATCAACTACATTGACCGGACGGTGCTATCCGCCGCGGCACCCCATCTTCAGTCCGAGTTCCATCTTGGCGCCATGGAGATGGGCATCGTGATGTCGGCGTTCTTCTGGTCCTACGCGCTGCTGCAACTGCCCGCAGGCATGCTTGCCGACCGATTCGGGCAGAAGATCGTACTGGGCATGGCCGTATTCTGGTGGTCGCTCGCGACGGCCGTGACCGGACTCGCCAGCGGTTTCAAATCGCTCGTGGCGCTGAGGGTGATGCTGGGTGTGGGCGAAGCGGGCTCCTATCCGAGCAATGCGGGCATCGCGACGCGGTGGTTTCCGCGCCAGGAGCGCGCCACCGTCGCGGGCATCTTCGATAGCGGATCGAAGCTTGGCGGCGCCATCGCGCTTCCGTTGATTGCCTGGCTGCTGGCGGTCTTCGACTGGAAAGTCACGTTTGCGATTACCGGCGCGCTTGGGCTGGTCTGGTGCGTGGTCTGGGTGTTGGTGTTCAAGAACTCGCCGGCCGATCATCGGCGTGTCAGCGCATCCGAACTCGCCTACATTCGCGCCGATGAAGAAGCGCCGCGCCAGAACGGTGCCGCGCTTGCCGATGTTCCCTGGTACCGACTGTTCGCACACCGGAACATCTGGGCCATGTGTATCGGCTTCTTCATGATCAACTACAACTCTTACTTCTTCATCACGTGGTTGCCGACGTACCTCGTCAAGGAACGCGGCATGAGCATGATGGAAATGGGCTTCATGGCTTCGTTGCCGCTCATTCTTTCGATGGTCGTCGAGATCTTCGCAGGCTGGGCCTCGGATCGCGTATATGCCTCGGGACGGCTCTCGCTCACGGCAACCCGCAAACTGTTTCTCATCATCGGCCTGTTGATGGCCTCGAGCATCGGCTTCGCGGCGTTCGCCGCGTCACCTTTGGTGGCTGTCGCGTTGCTCTGCGTGGCGAAATCAGGCACGACCGTCGCTGCATCCCAGGTCTGGGCACTGCCCGGAGATGTCGCGCCACGCAACATGGTGTCACGCGTTGCGGGTATCCAGAACACCGTTTCGAACATGGGCGGCGTAGTCGGCCCGGTTGTCACGGGTGCGATCGTGGGTTCAACCGGTTCCTTCGTTGCGGCATTGCTGTTCTCGTCGGCGCTGATCGTGATTGCAATGCTCAACTATCTGTTCCTGCTCGGCAAAGTGGAACCCATCCAGTTCAATCAAGTCCCCATGGAGGCTAGAAATCGTGATGAACGCAACGTCGACGTCCGTGCTTAATCCGTTCAAGACGGCGCTCGCAAACGGCCAGGAGCAGATCGGCTTCTGGCTTTCGATGGCCGATTCCTATCTGGCCGAAGTCAGCGCGACCGCTGGCTTTGAATGGCTGTTGATCGACGCAGAGCACGCTCCGAACGACGTGCGCAGCATTCTTGGGCAATTGCAGGCCGTTGCGCCTTATCGCGCCGAACCCGTCGTGCGTCCTGTGAACGCCGATCCGGCGTTGCTCAAGCGCTTGCTCGATATCGGCGCGCGCAACCTGCTGATTCCGATGATCGATACCGCCGATCAGGCTCGCGCGAGCGTCGCCGCTGTGCGCTATCCGCCGCACGGAATTCGTGGCGTGGGCAGTGCGGTGGGACGTGCGTCGCGCTGGAGCTCGCGTGCCGACTATCTGGACATTGCGGACAGCGAAATCTGTCTGCTCGTGCAAGCGGAGACCGTCACGGCGCTCGAGAATCTACAGGCGATCTGCGAGGTCGACGGTGTCGATGGTGTATTCATCGGCCCGGCGGATCTGGCAGCGTCGATGGGATATCGCGGCAAGCCCACTCATCCGGAGGTACAGAAGGCGATCGAGGGGGCGATTCGCACCATCGTCGCTTCGGGTAAGGCAGCCGGCACGTTGACATCGGACCAGACACTCGCGCGCCGCTATCTCGAGCTTGGCTGCACATTCGTCGCGACCGGTGTGGACATTCTCATGTTCGCGAACGCGGCTCGCAAGCTTGCCCGGGAATTCATCGAGCAATGAACCATGGCGCACGGACCCGGCAAGCATAAGCATGGGCGGTGCAAACCAGAGCGATAAAAGCGGGGCGTAAGCCCCGTATCACGTCGGACTTTGACCCATCAGGAGACAATCCATGCCCCACAACGCAATGGAGCCCGCTACCTTCGCGGAAGGGGCGACACATTCGAATGCAGCTTTGCTCAGGAAGCATTGGCACATTATTTTCGCCGCGACAGCAGGCTGGGCGCTCGACGCGTTCGACTTCACCATCCTTCTGTTTCTGATTCCGCATCTGCGCACGGTGTTCGACGTGGGTCTGCCTGCGATGGCGTTCATCGTCACCGCCACGGGTTTCGCCAAGATCGCTGGCACGATTGGGTGGGGACTCGCTGCCGATCGCTTTGGCCGAAAGTTCGCGTTTATGGCTGCCGTACTGTGGTTTTCGTGCGCCGCCGGCTTGAGTGGGCTCGCATGGAGCTATGCGTCGTTCATGGCGTTACGCATCCTGTTTGGCCTCGGGTTCGGCGGTGAATGGACGGCCTCCGTATCGCTGTTGATGGAGACCGTACCCGAAAAAATCCGTCCGCTTGCCTCCGGCATCATGGTCGCGGGCTACGAGTTCGGCTACATGCTGGCGGCACTCTCGTTCCATTTTTTGTTTCCGGTGCTCGGCTGGCGCTGGATGTTTTTTATCGGCGTAGTGCCTGCACTGCTTACGCTTTTCCTGCGTCGTAACGTCAAGGAATCGGACGACTGGGTGCGTCAGCAGCAACACAAAAAGGAAGGTCGAAAGTTCAAGCCGTTCGTATTCAATCCTGCTGTCGCGCAGGCCTGGGCGTTTTCGGCAGGCATCAACTTCATGCTTTGGGCCGTACAGGTGCTTTATCCGACGTTCCTGCTCACGACTCA
The sequence above is drawn from the Paraburkholderia phenazinium genome and encodes:
- a CDS encoding UxaA family hydrolase, which produces MVNEPLIRLNAADNVLIAREALSIGQQLSIGDAAIRMRAQVAAGHKVAAQHIPRGAAIRKYDTIIGRAARDIEAGDHVHTHNVELIDFERDPGFCLDVRPVEYIAEAERATFNGIVRPDGRVATRNFIGILASVNCSSTVIKNIAAWFTPERLARYPNVDGVVAFAQTSGCGMSSPSEHFDVLRRTLAGYARHPNLGGVLIVGLGCERNQVGALLESQGLQAGAAVHTLVMQDEGGTRATIAAGIAAIEQMLPAANDIRRSPVPASHIKIGLECGGSDGFSGITANPALGAAMDILVRHGGTAILSETPEIHGVEYMLTRRAVTPEVGQKLLDRLTWWEQYTRGQNGQFNGVVGPGNQQGGLANIFEKSLGSAMKGGTTPLQAVYEYAEPIDRAGFVFMDSPGYDPVAVTGQIASGANLICFTTGRGSMFGSKPAPTIKLASNTPMFERLRDDMDINCGLILDGERSVEEMGEDIFQHILRAASGERTRSELLGLGDHEFVPWHMGIVS
- a CDS encoding MFS transporter, whose translation is MWSAIAINYIDRTVLSAAAPHLQSEFHLGAMEMGIVMSAFFWSYALLQLPAGMLADRFGQKIVLGMAVFWWSLATAVTGLASGFKSLVALRVMLGVGEAGSYPSNAGIATRWFPRQERATVAGIFDSGSKLGGAIALPLIAWLLAVFDWKVTFAITGALGLVWCVVWVLVFKNSPADHRRVSASELAYIRADEEAPRQNGAALADVPWYRLFAHRNIWAMCIGFFMINYNSYFFITWLPTYLVKERGMSMMEMGFMASLPLILSMVVEIFAGWASDRVYASGRLSLTATRKLFLIIGLLMASSIGFAAFAASPLVAVALLCVAKSGTTVAASQVWALPGDVAPRNMVSRVAGIQNTVSNMGGVVGPVVTGAIVGSTGSFVAALLFSSALIVIAMLNYLFLLGKVEPIQFNQVPMEARNRDERNVDVRA
- the hpaI gene encoding 4-hydroxy-2-oxoheptanedioate aldolase; translated protein: MNATSTSVLNPFKTALANGQEQIGFWLSMADSYLAEVSATAGFEWLLIDAEHAPNDVRSILGQLQAVAPYRAEPVVRPVNADPALLKRLLDIGARNLLIPMIDTADQARASVAAVRYPPHGIRGVGSAVGRASRWSSRADYLDIADSEICLLVQAETVTALENLQAICEVDGVDGVFIGPADLAASMGYRGKPTHPEVQKAIEGAIRTIVASGKAAGTLTSDQTLARRYLELGCTFVATGVDILMFANAARKLAREFIEQ
- a CDS encoding MFS transporter — its product is MPHNAMEPATFAEGATHSNAALLRKHWHIIFAATAGWALDAFDFTILLFLIPHLRTVFDVGLPAMAFIVTATGFAKIAGTIGWGLAADRFGRKFAFMAAVLWFSCAAGLSGLAWSYASFMALRILFGLGFGGEWTASVSLLMETVPEKIRPLASGIMVAGYEFGYMLAALSFHFLFPVLGWRWMFFIGVVPALLTLFLRRNVKESDDWVRQQQHKKEGRKFKPFVFNPAVAQAWAFSAGINFMLWAVQVLYPTFLLTTQHLDSGSIFPFIVAYSVGSVIGKPLSGYAASRFGERLTIIVFMTIVIPSTVLYTLVSDHFQLGAGAFLMGMFANGLFGILPLYQARRFPVAARATGIGISYAMTSVSVAAPYVIALVTPSLGLRFSMASFIAAGALLIIAISVFNTSRWMPDEEVGPETRSGRDGADEDARFAIGDVVR